In Leptolyngbya subtilissima AS-A7, the sequence AACTCGGCGGTATGTGACGGTGGAGCATCTGTGCGATCGCCTCGCCGACCTACCGCACCAGTTTCAAGATCCCCAGCCGCGCCGATGGAATCCGGTCAATTGGGCCGCTATTTCTCCCGATCAGATCAGCGGCATTGGCCTCGACACCTTCTGCGCCATTCTATTGGGCACGATCAATACCGAAGCCCCGATTCGTGGCTACACCCAGGCCAGCCGTCAATACCTGGAGCAGTTCTATCCTCAGATGGCCGAGTTTGTCGGCGGCACCGTGGATGCTGCCGGAGTGATCAAGCCAGGGCTATGGGAACGAGAAGAGAAGCGTCACACCCCTATCTTGACCATGCTCTACCATCGTCTTTCTGGGAAACGCCCCCATTCTGTTCCGCACAGCGCGCGGCCCTACACTCCCAGCGGCAACCCCCGCGCCGATCTCTACCGCCACGGGCTGCACCGCATCGCCACCGAGTACGGGGCCGCCTGCCTCTACCTGTGGATGATGGCCTACACCACCGGCCCCCTTCAGGCGGCACTAGGGGAGTTGCTCATTGACGAGATCAACCACATGACTAAGTTCTGGGGTTTTGGGCGCTGGGCCTACCCTGACACTGGTTTGGGAATGATTGCGGGTACCCTAACCCACGCGATGGTGAAAAAGTGGCAACAGCCTTGCCTTCAGGGCAGCCTCATTCACACTCTGCGCCGCATGACCGCTGAACTTGCCTGGAGGCAGTGGAGCCTCAGCCACCGGCTCACCTTTCTCTATACCTTTGACCAGGTGATGCGGGTGCTGTGGCAGTGGGATCGATCGCTAACTCAGCCCTATTTAGAGGAGCTATTTGGTCAACATCCCAGCCATGGTTAGAGAGAGTTGAGGGCTAGAAAACCCAAATTTTGCTCAGCTCAGACAGAAGCTAACAGCGATCGCAAAGGACTGTTCCCCCCGACAAGAACCGTTGGTTGTTTGAACTCATATTGTTTAGCGACTTATGTATAAGGAGTATTTGAAATGGCCCAGATCATTGATTTTGCGACACTGCCAGCGGACCTTTATGCCGAAGCGCTGCCTCAGCACATAGCAGTGATTATGGATGGTAACGGTCGTTGGGCTACCCAAAGGGGCATGCCGCGCATCGCGGGTCACCGCCAAGGGGCCAAAACGGTAAAAGACCTGCTGCGCTGTTGCAAAGACTGGGGCATTGGGGCACTGACGGTTTATGCCTTTTCGACCGAGAACTGGCAGCGACCGATGGAGGAGGTGAACTTTCTCATGCGGTTGTTTGACCGGCTGCTGCGCCGCGAGCTGGCCGAAATGCAGCGAGAGGGCGTGAGAATTCATTTTTTGGGGGACCTGTCGCCGCTGCCGGAGCGGCTGCGATCGCTGATGACAGAGGCTATGGCCCTGACCCACGACAATCAGCGAGTGCGATTTAACGTAGCGGTGAACTACGGCGGACGGCAAGAGCTCGTAATGGCCACGCGCCACATCGCTCAGCAGGTGGCCTGCGGGGCTCTATCCCTAGAGCAGGTCGACGAGGAAGCTCTGGGCCGCGCCCTGCTGACCTACCCACTGCCCGACCCCGACTTGCTGATTCGCACCAGCGGCGAACAGCGGCTGAGCAACTTTTTGCCCTGGCAGATGGCCTATACCGAGCTGTATTTTACCGATCTGCTGTGGCCTGAGTTCGATCGCACCGCCTTTCACCAGGCCCTGCACTGGTACCAAAGCCGCCAGCGCCGCTTTGGGGGACTGGCTACACCGCCCCTTGCCCAAGGACTTTAAAGCAGGAACTTTTAGAACCGGGCGCACTGGTCTTCTTTGTTGCCCCGCACCATGTTGCCGTTGCCGCTGGGAACAGGGCGATTTTCTTTGCACTGCAAGTTGCCGTCAATGCGATTGCTAGAAACGCGCAGGCCGCCCTCATTCTTAAAGGCCTGTAGGTTGCCGCCGATGGTATTGCCCTGGCTGAGCAGCGATCGCCGGTTCTCCTCAAGTTGCAGGTCGCCGCCAATGCGGGTGTCGGCTACCATCACGCCGCCCGACTGTTTAATCTGAATGTCGCCACCGACCATAGAGCGGGTGGTCACTGTCACCTGGTCAGCGTCTTCGGCCTGAATATTGCCCTCAACGCGCACGCTGCGGGCGATGAGCACAGCCCCCGATTCCACTGTGATGTTGCCTTCGACGCGGGTGCCGTTAAGAGTGCAGGTGGCATCTTCGGGCACCCGCAGGTTATCCACAGTGGTGTTGCCCAGATTGCCCTGGCAAGTCAACTCATCGGCATAGCTAGGGAGGGGAAGGGCAGCCGCGCTAGACAGCCCAATTAACCCCGCCAAAAGAATCTTTGCGGCTTTCATCAGTGCGCTTCCTAGTTGTAGTGGGGCAATGCAAACTACACCGAAAGACGCCGATGGGGACCCGTTTGTTGCTGAGCAAAAAAGTGAGCCAAATCTGGTTAAAGATCTTGGCTCACCGGCAGGAGAATCGCTTAGAAAAAGTTGTTAGCCCACGTAGTCTGAGCCCAGCCTACGCAGCCTCAGCCAGGGTAGGATAGTCGATGTACCCTTCTCCCCCACCGCCGTAGAATGTGTCGGGGTTGGGCTCATTCAGCGGCGCATTTTTCGCGAAGCGCTCGGGCAGATCGGGGTTGGCGATGAACAGCTTGCCGTAGGAGACTAGGTCGGCGTCGCCGCTGGCGATCGCCGCATTACCCGCCGCCTGGTCATAGTCCCAGTTCACCATTAGCAGACCGTCATACAGAGGCCGAAACTCTTTGGTGGGGATGGGGGTGCCGCCGTAGCGCAGATCGGCCTCGCTGGGTTCGAGCAGATGCAGGTAGGCCAGGTTAAATCGGTTGAGCGCCTGAATGGCATAGCCGAAGGTAGCTCTGGGGTCAGAGTCGGTCATGTCGTTGAAGGTGCTACTGGGGGAAAGGCGAACGCCGACGCGATCGCTTCCCCAAACTCCCACCACAGCCTCGGTCACTTCCAGCAGCAGGCGGGCGCGGTTTTCGACCGGGCCGCCGTAGGCATCGGTGCGGTGATTGCTGCCATCGCGCAAAAACTGGTCGAGCAGATAGCCGTTGGCTCCATGCACCTCTACTCCGTCAAAACCCGCTTCTAGGGCATGCTTGGCGGCATGGCGATATTGATCGACAATGCCGGGAATTTTATCCAGCTCTAGGGCTCTGGGCGTGACAAAGCGCTGCATACCCTCGTAGGTCATGGCGTCGCCCTTCGGCTGAATGGCGCTAGGGGCGACTGGCGTTGCCCCATCGGGCTGTAGCGACGGATGGGAAATGCGGCCTACGTGCCACAGCTGCAAGAAGATCCGACCGCCCTTGGCATGGACGGCTTGAGTAATCTTCTGCCATCCAGCAATCTGTTCAGCACTGTGGATGCCGGGGGTAGCAGGATAGCCCTGCCCCTGGGGTGAGACCTGACTCGCTTCGGTGATGATCAAACCCGCCGAAGCCCGCTGCTCGTAATAGGTCACATTTAGCGCCTGGGGCACGTTGCCTTCCCCGGCCCGGTTGCGGGTGAGGGGAGCCATCACAATGCGGTTGGGGAGGTCGTAAGCGCCGAGCTTGATGGGGGTAAACAGGCTTTTTTCAGTGGACATAAGGATCTCCTTTGAGATAGTTAGCGCTAAAGAATTCCGCAGAATCGCATGAGGTTCCGAAACGGGACAATGGGTT encodes:
- a CDS encoding ferritin-like domain-containing protein translates to MTATLLSPLTASADDLAGPWQLPLSSRLANQRIATLTRRYVTVEHLCDRLADLPHQFQDPQPRRWNPVNWAAISPDQISGIGLDTFCAILLGTINTEAPIRGYTQASRQYLEQFYPQMAEFVGGTVDAAGVIKPGLWEREEKRHTPILTMLYHRLSGKRPHSVPHSARPYTPSGNPRADLYRHGLHRIATEYGAACLYLWMMAYTTGPLQAALGELLIDEINHMTKFWGFGRWAYPDTGLGMIAGTLTHAMVKKWQQPCLQGSLIHTLRRMTAELAWRQWSLSHRLTFLYTFDQVMRVLWQWDRSLTQPYLEELFGQHPSHG
- a CDS encoding isoprenyl transferase, with protein sequence MAQIIDFATLPADLYAEALPQHIAVIMDGNGRWATQRGMPRIAGHRQGAKTVKDLLRCCKDWGIGALTVYAFSTENWQRPMEEVNFLMRLFDRLLRRELAEMQREGVRIHFLGDLSPLPERLRSLMTEAMALTHDNQRVRFNVAVNYGGRQELVMATRHIAQQVACGALSLEQVDEEALGRALLTYPLPDPDLLIRTSGEQRLSNFLPWQMAYTELYFTDLLWPEFDRTAFHQALHWYQSRQRRFGGLATPPLAQGL
- a CDS encoding alkene reductase; amino-acid sequence: MSTEKSLFTPIKLGAYDLPNRIVMAPLTRNRAGEGNVPQALNVTYYEQRASAGLIITEASQVSPQGQGYPATPGIHSAEQIAGWQKITQAVHAKGGRIFLQLWHVGRISHPSLQPDGATPVAPSAIQPKGDAMTYEGMQRFVTPRALELDKIPGIVDQYRHAAKHALEAGFDGVEVHGANGYLLDQFLRDGSNHRTDAYGGPVENRARLLLEVTEAVVGVWGSDRVGVRLSPSSTFNDMTDSDPRATFGYAIQALNRFNLAYLHLLEPSEADLRYGGTPIPTKEFRPLYDGLLMVNWDYDQAAGNAAIASGDADLVSYGKLFIANPDLPERFAKNAPLNEPNPDTFYGGGGEGYIDYPTLAEAA